A section of the Deltaproteobacteria bacterium genome encodes:
- a CDS encoding DedA family protein, producing the protein MRGRVRFAAPRWQGVAALPGRRRAAIRGVLIPARLLGLFLILVGGGVGLPMPEDLTLLGAGVLANRRILRLRDVLVVGFAGVVVADWIIYLAGRRYGPGFVAHPWLARLFGAARMDAVRHAVERHGARAVFFARFMLGFRIATFLAAGTFGVSAPRFAVAEAAGAAIFVPAMATLGFLFSDRAERVARNVGAVQHWLLLVGLAGLGLYLALRAWALRSGLGADDPITRAGRPPDEAAPPPSPRPPRDRLP; encoded by the coding sequence ATGCGGGGGAGGGTACGCTTCGCCGCCCCGCGCTGGCAAGGCGTGGCTGCCTTGCCCGGCCGCCGACGCGCCGCTATCAGGGGCGTCCTGATCCCGGCGCGACTCCTCGGCCTCTTCCTCATCCTCGTCGGCGGCGGCGTCGGCCTGCCCATGCCCGAGGACCTGACGCTGCTCGGCGCCGGCGTGCTCGCGAATCGGCGTATCCTGCGGTTGCGCGACGTGCTCGTCGTCGGCTTCGCCGGGGTGGTGGTGGCCGACTGGATCATCTACCTCGCCGGCCGCCGGTACGGGCCGGGCTTCGTCGCGCATCCCTGGCTCGCGCGACTGTTCGGCGCGGCGCGAATGGACGCCGTCCGTCACGCGGTCGAGCGGCACGGGGCGCGCGCCGTCTTCTTCGCGCGCTTCATGCTCGGGTTCCGCATCGCGACCTTCCTCGCCGCCGGCACGTTCGGAGTCTCCGCGCCGCGCTTCGCCGTCGCCGAGGCGGCGGGCGCGGCGATCTTCGTGCCGGCGATGGCGACGCTCGGCTTCCTGTTCTCCGACCGCGCCGAGCGGGTGGCGCGCAATGTCGGCGCCGTGCAGCACTGGCTCCTGCTCGTCGGACTCGCGGGCCTCGGGCTCTACCTCGCGCTCCGCGCCTGGGCCCTGCGCAGCGGCCTCGGGGCGGACGATCCGATCACGCGCGCAGGGCGGCCTCCAGATGAGGCAGCACCGCCGCCCAGTCCGCGACCACCCCGAGATCGGCTGCCTTGA
- a CDS encoding riboflavin synthase translates to MFTGIIQATGRLERREPSGAGARLTIATARPLARLAVGESIAVNGACLTVVRRAGTRFMADLSPETLARTTLGRLPIGRRLNLERALKLGDRLGGHVVQGHVDAVGRLEAITPNGDWLAYRFRAPRAVWPYLVEKGAIAVDGVSLTVFACRQGSFTVALIPHTLAATTLADLKPGEPVNLETDVLLKQIRTMLRSRHPVVG, encoded by the coding sequence GTGTTCACCGGCATCATCCAGGCGACGGGCCGTCTCGAGCGGCGCGAGCCGAGCGGTGCCGGGGCGCGTCTCACGATCGCGACGGCGCGTCCGCTCGCGCGGCTCGCCGTCGGCGAGAGCATCGCCGTGAACGGCGCGTGTCTGACCGTCGTGCGCCGCGCCGGCACGCGGTTCATGGCCGACCTCTCGCCCGAGACGCTCGCCCGCACGACGCTCGGCAGGCTGCCCATCGGGCGCCGGCTGAACCTCGAGCGCGCGCTCAAGCTGGGCGATCGCCTGGGCGGCCACGTCGTCCAGGGACACGTCGACGCCGTCGGCCGCCTGGAGGCGATCACGCCGAACGGCGACTGGCTCGCCTACCGCTTCCGCGCCCCGCGCGCCGTGTGGCCCTACCTGGTGGAGAAGGGCGCGATCGCGGTCGACGGGGTGAGCCTGACCGTCTTCGCCTGCCGTCAGGGCTCGTTCACCGTCGCGCTCATCCCCCACACGCTCGCGGCGACGACGCTCGCCGACCTGAAGCCGGGCGAGCCCGTGAACCTCGAGACCGACGTGCTCCTCAAGCAGATTCGCACCATGCTTCGCTCCCGCCACCCCGTGGTGGGCTAG
- a CDS encoding electron transfer flavoprotein alpha/ beta subunit, with amino-acid sequence MRIVVCVKYVPVLSALRFDPGTRRLVREGVPGEASSFDVRALGAALALRRTHGGEVVALTMGPPAARDGLVHCLALGADRAIHLLDPLLAGSDTLATARALSAALRREAPDVVLLGRASVDAETGQVGPEVAELLGWPQVTAARRLSVDPATRRFTAEREADDGFETLAGQLPAVVTAAEDLAEERFPTKAEREAAATKPIATLGVADLGLAPGDVGLAGSPTEVAAIEHVEVARRGEVLAGDSPEALARTLGERLRDLGVLGGAPEKRPRLPVRTPGAGAAVWVVAEFGPRGVRPVTAELLAKAAVLAVDLGGPVEALVIGRGAAEAPALAAAGADRVLVAEGPGLDPYTTDAHAAVLAEAIRARAPRLVLLGSTALGRDLAPRVAARLGLGLTGDAIDLDLDAEGRVRQHKPAFGGTIVAPILSRTRPEMATVRPGMLRSAEPDAARRAVVEKILVPTAAPRVEVVRRELLPDTAAALDSAAVVLGVGKGIGGPAALPAIGQVAERLGAAIGATREVTDAGWLPKQYQVGLTGRAISPRLYVALGVSGAMEHLVGLRRAATIVAVNKNPKAPIFKAADLGVVADWAAVLPHLEAALRA; translated from the coding sequence ATGCGGATCGTCGTCTGCGTCAAGTACGTGCCCGTGCTCTCCGCCCTCCGCTTCGACCCCGGGACCCGGCGGCTGGTGCGGGAGGGGGTGCCGGGAGAGGCGAGCTCGTTCGACGTGCGGGCGCTCGGCGCCGCCCTGGCGCTGCGCCGGACGCACGGCGGCGAGGTGGTGGCGCTCACCATGGGGCCGCCTGCGGCGCGCGACGGCCTCGTTCACTGCCTGGCGCTCGGCGCCGACCGGGCGATTCACCTGCTCGACCCTCTGCTCGCGGGGTCCGACACGCTCGCCACCGCGCGGGCGCTGTCGGCGGCGCTCCGGCGCGAGGCGCCCGACGTCGTCCTCCTCGGCCGCGCCAGCGTGGATGCCGAGACCGGGCAGGTGGGCCCGGAGGTGGCCGAGCTGCTCGGCTGGCCGCAGGTGACCGCCGCGCGCCGCCTGAGCGTCGACCCCGCCACGCGCCGGTTCACCGCGGAGCGGGAGGCCGACGACGGCTTCGAGACGCTCGCGGGTCAGCTGCCCGCCGTCGTCACGGCGGCCGAGGACCTGGCCGAGGAGCGCTTCCCGACCAAGGCCGAGCGCGAGGCCGCGGCCACCAAGCCGATCGCCACCCTGGGCGTGGCCGACCTCGGGCTCGCCCCCGGCGACGTCGGGCTCGCGGGCTCGCCGACCGAGGTGGCGGCGATCGAGCACGTCGAGGTGGCACGGCGGGGAGAGGTGCTGGCCGGCGACTCGCCCGAGGCGCTCGCGCGGACTCTCGGCGAGCGCCTGCGCGACCTCGGCGTCCTCGGTGGCGCGCCGGAGAAGCGACCGCGGCTGCCCGTGCGGACGCCCGGGGCAGGGGCTGCGGTGTGGGTCGTGGCCGAGTTTGGCCCGCGGGGTGTTCGTCCGGTCACGGCGGAGCTGCTCGCCAAGGCGGCCGTGCTGGCGGTGGACCTCGGGGGGCCCGTCGAGGCGCTGGTGATCGGCCGCGGCGCCGCCGAGGCCCCGGCGCTTGCGGCTGCCGGCGCCGACCGCGTGCTGGTCGCCGAGGGGCCCGGGCTCGACCCCTACACGACGGACGCGCACGCCGCGGTGCTGGCCGAGGCCATTCGCGCGCGGGCACCGCGCCTCGTGCTGCTCGGCTCGACCGCGCTCGGGCGAGACCTGGCCCCCCGCGTTGCGGCGCGCCTCGGCCTCGGGCTCACGGGCGATGCGATCGACCTCGACCTCGACGCCGAGGGCCGGGTGCGGCAGCACAAGCCGGCCTTCGGCGGCACCATCGTGGCGCCCATCCTGTCACGCACGCGTCCCGAGATGGCGACCGTACGCCCGGGGATGCTGCGGTCTGCCGAGCCGGACGCCGCCCGGCGCGCCGTCGTGGAGAAGATCCTGGTGCCGACTGCCGCACCCCGGGTGGAGGTGGTACGCCGGGAGCTCCTCCCCGACACCGCGGCCGCACTCGACTCCGCGGCCGTCGTCCTGGGGGTTGGCAAGGGCATCGGCGGCCCCGCGGCGCTGCCGGCCATCGGGCAGGTCGCCGAGCGGCTCGGCGCGGCGATCGGGGCCACCCGCGAGGTCACTGACGCGGGCTGGCTGCCGAAGCAGTACCAGGTGGGCCTCACCGGCCGCGCCATCTCGCCGCGGCTCTACGTGGCGCTCGGCGTGAGCGGCGCCATGGAGCATCTCGTCGGGCTCCGCCGCGCGGCCACCATCGTGGCGGTCAACAAGAACCCGAAGGCGCCGATCTTCAAGGCAGCCGATCTCGGGGTGGTCGCGGACTGGGCGGCGGTGCTGCCTCATCTGGAGGCCGCCCTGCGCGCGTGA
- a CDS encoding TetR/AcrR family transcriptional regulator gives MGARGRIHCRDDRRAGARPAARGLTGADGSGHRRCGVDTREKILATATRLFSTQGYANTSLSQVAKEAQVSKALIFWHFENKEKLFRTALQRTLEPYFINVVDDLEGLSEVDQIKRLIDQYYAFVSENLYSVKFVVSLLLRDEKHPDDLIGHVNELHRVYRNLLADILDSGRQKGIFRARIDPRMDAALIMTALHGILVQGFMGHAAPENSEALLQHLKASLVDTLVR, from the coding sequence GTGGGCGCACGTGGGCGGATTCATTGCCGGGATGATCGTCGGGCCGGCGCTCGGCCGGCGGCGCGAGGGTTGACAGGAGCGGACGGATCCGGCCACCGTAGGTGCGGCGTGGACACGCGCGAAAAGATCCTCGCGACGGCGACGCGGCTGTTCTCGACCCAGGGCTACGCCAATACCTCGCTCTCGCAGGTCGCCAAGGAGGCCCAGGTCTCCAAGGCGCTGATCTTCTGGCACTTCGAGAACAAGGAGAAGCTCTTTCGCACGGCGCTGCAGCGGACCCTGGAGCCCTACTTCATCAACGTCGTCGACGACCTCGAGGGGCTGTCCGAGGTCGACCAGATCAAGCGGCTGATCGACCAGTACTACGCGTTCGTCTCCGAGAACCTCTACTCGGTCAAGTTCGTCGTGAGCCTGCTCCTGCGCGACGAAAAGCATCCCGACGACCTCATCGGGCACGTGAACGAGCTGCACCGCGTGTATCGCAACCTGCTCGCCGACATCCTCGACAGCGGCCGCCAGAAGGGGATCTTCCGCGCCAGGATCGACCCGCGAATGGACGCGGCGCTCATCATGACCGCGCTGCACGGCATCCTCGTCCAGGGGTTCATGGGCCACGCCGCCCCCGAGAACTCCGAGGCCCTGCTCCAGCACCTGAAGGCCTCGCTGGTCGACACCCTGGTCCGCTGA
- a CDS encoding AarF/ABC1/UbiB kinase family protein, which produces MPARTMQPMLVTRAYRFAAQASLVARVYGGYKLIQALGRVGLAGADGHYARHHRRSAEAAYRLATRLEGLPIKVCQFLGSRADILPVEYVEVLSQLQDRVPPRPLDELRPHLERELGGRLDEVFATLDPAPVASASLAQVHRGRLRDGREVAVKIQYPEIADLVAIDLQNFAVFVDLLARLEPNFDFRVVLDEVRKYVPLELDFVHEADNAERMGAHLAARPDVLVPPVVREWSTRRLLVMDYAPGVRVTDVAGLRALGLDPPDVARRLLELFCEQLLVHGFFHADPHPGNILVQPGGRLVLLDFGLVKDLPPGFREGMLRLVAAIVTGDAPAVAAAFRALGFRTRDDGDESLAWLGEAFLGWAIRNGRAYADPEMLAHFGAEMPRRLGTNPLVEIPGDVLLVGRVMGLLSGIGKQLGSQADVGAILLPYLVGAAG; this is translated from the coding sequence ATGCCGGCCCGCACAATGCAGCCCATGCTCGTCACGCGGGCGTACCGCTTCGCGGCGCAGGCGTCGCTCGTCGCGCGGGTGTACGGCGGCTACAAGCTCATCCAGGCGCTCGGGCGCGTCGGGCTCGCGGGCGCCGACGGTCACTACGCCCGCCACCACCGCCGCAGCGCCGAGGCGGCCTACCGGCTCGCCACCCGGCTCGAGGGGCTGCCGATCAAGGTCTGCCAGTTCCTCGGCTCGCGCGCCGACATCCTGCCCGTGGAGTACGTCGAGGTCCTCTCCCAGCTCCAGGACCGCGTGCCGCCGCGTCCGCTCGACGAGCTCCGTCCCCACCTGGAGCGCGAGCTCGGCGGACGGCTCGACGAGGTGTTCGCCACCCTCGACCCGGCGCCGGTCGCCTCGGCGTCGCTGGCGCAGGTCCACCGGGGGCGCCTGCGCGACGGCCGCGAGGTGGCGGTCAAGATCCAGTATCCGGAGATCGCCGATCTGGTGGCGATCGATCTCCAGAACTTCGCCGTCTTCGTGGACCTGCTCGCCCGGCTCGAGCCCAACTTCGACTTCCGGGTCGTCCTCGACGAGGTCCGCAAGTACGTCCCCCTGGAGCTCGACTTCGTCCACGAGGCGGACAACGCCGAGCGCATGGGTGCGCACCTCGCCGCGCGCCCGGATGTCCTCGTGCCGCCGGTCGTGCGCGAGTGGAGCACCCGGCGCCTCCTCGTGATGGACTACGCGCCGGGCGTGCGCGTGACGGACGTCGCCGGCCTCCGCGCCCTCGGGCTCGACCCGCCCGACGTGGCGCGCCGGCTGCTCGAGCTCTTCTGCGAGCAGCTCCTCGTGCACGGCTTCTTCCACGCCGATCCGCACCCGGGGAACATCCTGGTGCAGCCCGGCGGACGCCTCGTGCTCCTCGACTTCGGCCTCGTGAAGGACCTGCCTCCGGGCTTCCGCGAGGGCATGCTGCGGCTCGTCGCCGCGATCGTCACCGGCGACGCACCGGCGGTGGCGGCCGCCTTCCGCGCGCTCGGCTTTCGGACGCGCGACGATGGCGACGAGAGCCTCGCCTGGCTCGGCGAGGCGTTCCTCGGGTGGGCGATCCGCAACGGCCGCGCCTACGCCGACCCCGAGATGCTCGCGCACTTCGGCGCCGAGATGCCGCGCCGGCTCGGCACGAACCCGCTCGTCGAGATCCCCGGCGACGTCCTCCTCGTCGGGCGCGTCATGGGACTCCTCTCGGGTATCGGCAAGCAGCTCGGGTCGCAGGCGGACGTCGGCGCGATCCTGCTGCCCTACCTCGTCGGCGCCGCGGGCTAG
- a CDS encoding rhomboid family intramembrane serine protease has product MIPLRDTIPSSRVPVVNYTIIAANVAVFVHEATLGPRVERFLFDYGLVPSEFTVTTLVTSMFVHAGWIHILGNMLYLYIFGDNVEDRLGHVRYAVFYLLCGAAAGATHALTAVHSSVPVVGASGAIAGVSGAYFLFFPTSRVVTILPIFLFIQIVEIPAVFFLLIWFVWQVASGVATLGAASHGGVAVWAHVGGFIAGMIVGPALGRRREG; this is encoded by the coding sequence GTGATCCCGCTCCGCGACACGATCCCGTCGTCCCGCGTGCCGGTGGTCAACTACACGATCATCGCGGCCAACGTGGCAGTGTTCGTGCACGAGGCGACGCTCGGCCCGCGGGTCGAACGGTTTCTCTTCGACTACGGGCTCGTCCCGAGCGAGTTCACGGTGACGACGCTCGTGACGAGCATGTTCGTTCACGCCGGTTGGATCCACATCCTCGGCAACATGCTCTACCTCTACATCTTCGGCGACAACGTCGAGGACCGGCTCGGGCACGTCCGCTACGCGGTCTTCTATCTCCTCTGCGGCGCGGCGGCCGGCGCGACGCATGCGCTCACCGCGGTGCATTCGAGCGTCCCCGTGGTGGGAGCGAGCGGCGCCATCGCGGGCGTCTCGGGGGCCTATTTCCTGTTCTTTCCGACGTCTCGCGTCGTCACGATCCTTCCCATCTTCCTCTTCATCCAGATCGTCGAGATCCCCGCGGTCTTCTTCCTCCTCATCTGGTTCGTCTGGCAGGTCGCCTCGGGCGTGGCGACGCTCGGCGCCGCGTCGCACGGCGGCGTCGCCGTGTGGGCGCACGTGGGCGGATTCATTGCCGGGATGATCGTCGGGCCGGCGCTCGGCCGGCGGCGCGAGGGTTGA
- a CDS encoding FAD-binding oxidoreductase — MAPGTDPAVLRALEELLPGRCSSRPADLEAASRDASSLPGAPPDVVVWPLSTDEVAAVVRLAYEHAVPLTARGAGSSLEGNPIPVRGGIVLDCTRMAEVVAVRPADLQVDVQPGVVYAALNRRLRPHGLFFPPSPGGSAELATVGGMVANNASGIYSVRYGGTRDHVRAATVVSGTGRVLRLGNRCRKSASGYHLLGLLVGSEGTLAIATELTLALAGLPAARRQGGFGFPEARAAARATADLIRFGIDLAAVEFLDERTVRALNRLGGFGLAETSCLLVEVHGSEAGVGETWAAAEEVMAGAGGSPLALPGGSPWDIREQATRAIEALGPGAATVRADLAIPIGALPELVGRAAAVASARRLEVHLFGHVGIGIIHVLLRATEAERAEAEAVRDALVEAALDLGGSCSGEHGMGIGNRRYAAREHGEALELMRAIKDVFDPRGILNPGKMW, encoded by the coding sequence ATGGCGCCCGGCACCGACCCGGCCGTGCTCCGCGCGCTCGAGGAGCTTCTGCCGGGGCGATGCTCGAGCCGCCCCGCCGATCTCGAGGCCGCGTCGCGCGACGCCTCGTCGCTGCCCGGCGCGCCGCCCGATGTGGTCGTCTGGCCGCTCTCGACCGACGAGGTCGCCGCCGTCGTCCGCCTGGCGTACGAGCACGCCGTCCCGCTGACGGCGCGCGGCGCGGGCTCGAGCCTCGAGGGAAACCCCATCCCCGTCCGCGGCGGCATCGTGCTCGACTGCACGCGCATGGCGGAGGTCGTTGCCGTGCGCCCCGCGGACCTCCAGGTGGACGTGCAGCCGGGCGTCGTCTACGCCGCGCTCAACCGCCGGCTCCGCCCGCATGGGCTCTTCTTCCCGCCGTCGCCGGGCGGGAGCGCGGAGCTCGCCACCGTCGGCGGCATGGTCGCCAACAACGCGAGCGGCATCTACTCGGTCAGGTACGGCGGGACGCGGGACCACGTGCGCGCGGCGACGGTGGTCAGCGGCACGGGGCGGGTCCTGCGCCTCGGCAACCGCTGCCGCAAGAGCGCTTCGGGTTATCACCTACTCGGCCTGCTCGTCGGCTCCGAGGGGACGCTGGCGATCGCCACCGAGCTGACGCTCGCGCTGGCCGGGCTGCCCGCCGCCCGCCGGCAGGGCGGGTTCGGCTTCCCGGAGGCGCGGGCCGCGGCGCGGGCGACCGCGGACCTGATCCGCTTCGGCATCGACCTCGCCGCCGTCGAGTTCCTCGACGAGCGCACGGTCCGCGCGCTGAACCGCCTCGGCGGGTTCGGGCTCGCCGAGACGTCTTGCCTGCTGGTCGAGGTGCACGGCAGCGAGGCGGGCGTCGGCGAGACCTGGGCCGCGGCGGAGGAGGTGATGGCCGGTGCCGGCGGGTCGCCGCTCGCGCTCCCCGGCGGCAGCCCCTGGGACATCCGGGAGCAGGCGACGCGCGCCATCGAGGCGCTCGGACCGGGTGCGGCGACCGTCCGCGCGGACCTGGCCATCCCCATCGGCGCGCTCCCGGAGCTCGTCGGGCGCGCGGCGGCGGTTGCCAGCGCGCGGCGTCTCGAGGTCCACCTCTTCGGGCACGTGGGCATCGGCATCATCCACGTCCTCCTCCGTGCCACCGAGGCGGAGCGGGCGGAGGCGGAGGCGGTGCGCGACGCGCTCGTCGAGGCGGCGCTCGATCTCGGCGGGTCGTGCTCCGGCGAGCACGGCATGGGAATCGGCAACCGGCGCTACGCCGCGCGCGAGCACGGCGAAGCGCTCGAGCTCATGCGGGCGATCAAGGACGTCTTCGACCCGCGCGGCATTCTCAATCCGGGCAAGATGTGGTGA
- a CDS encoding enoyl-CoA hydratase (Catalyzes the reversible hydration of unsaturated fatty acyl-CoA to beta-hydroxyacyl-CoA), whose protein sequence is MPADETYSEIVLDVSDGVATVTLNRPERLNAYTPTMARELHEAFAVCDADDAVRAIVVTGAGRGFCAGADLARGGAAFDRTAEAEYERGGGPADQPWRKPPRAVAAWDVRKPIIAAINGAAVGVGATLPMQWDIRIAAESARIGFVFVRRGVVPEALSTWTLPRLVGMARAAELLLTGRILAAREALEWGLVSRVVPDAELLATARALASEIARDTAPVSVAITKWMLWHMQAELDLGRADDLDARAFWWSGTQPDAREGVRAFLEKRAPRWSMRPSADMPDFLPPPGRRR, encoded by the coding sequence ATGCCAGCCGACGAGACCTATTCCGAGATCGTCCTCGACGTGAGCGACGGCGTCGCCACCGTCACGCTGAACCGCCCCGAGCGGCTGAACGCTTACACGCCCACCATGGCGCGCGAGCTGCACGAGGCGTTTGCGGTCTGCGATGCCGACGACGCGGTGCGGGCGATCGTCGTGACGGGTGCGGGCAGGGGCTTCTGCGCGGGCGCCGACCTGGCGCGCGGCGGCGCGGCGTTCGACCGCACGGCCGAGGCCGAGTACGAGCGCGGCGGCGGGCCGGCGGATCAGCCGTGGCGGAAGCCGCCGCGCGCGGTGGCCGCCTGGGACGTGCGCAAGCCGATCATCGCCGCCATCAACGGCGCCGCCGTCGGCGTCGGCGCGACGCTTCCCATGCAGTGGGACATCCGGATCGCGGCCGAGAGCGCGAGGATCGGCTTCGTCTTCGTGCGCCGCGGCGTCGTGCCGGAGGCGCTCAGCACCTGGACGCTGCCGCGCCTCGTCGGCATGGCGCGCGCCGCGGAGCTCCTCCTGACCGGCCGCATCCTCGCGGCGCGGGAGGCGCTGGAGTGGGGTCTCGTGAGCCGGGTGGTCCCGGACGCCGAGCTGCTCGCGACGGCTCGCGCCCTGGCGTCGGAGATCGCCCGGGACACCGCGCCGGTCTCGGTGGCGATCACCAAGTGGATGCTCTGGCACATGCAGGCGGAGCTCGATCTCGGGCGCGCCGACGACCTCGACGCGCGGGCCTTCTGGTGGAGCGGGACCCAGCCCGACGCCCGGGAGGGCGTGCGGGCCTTCCTCGAGAAGCGGGCGCCGCGCTGGTCGATGCGGCCGAGCGCCGACATGCCGGACTTCCTGCCGCCGCCGGGCCGGCGGCGCTGA
- a CDS encoding response regulator, with translation MANPDFRALFESAPGLYLVLTADLKIVAASDAYLRATMTKREEILGRGLFDVFPDNPDDPHATGARNLRASLDRVLQNRVPDTMPVQKYDIRRPESEGGGFEERYWSPVNSPVFMDGRMPYIIHRVEDVTEFVRLKQQGTEQTKLTEELRSRAEQMESEIYLRARELDDANRQLRRANEELASLYEKTKELDELKTQFFANVSHELRTPLALIIGRTERLLATAGLEEGARRDLEVVVRNAGTLLRHVNDLLDASKLEAGKMRLEYRDTDLARLVRLVAAHFDVLAEENRIAYGVETPGELHAQVDVEKFQRLLLNLLSNAFKFTPAGGRVRCTLREEAARGTAVLEVADSGPGIPAEQREAVFERFRQLAGGSTRRFGGTGLGLAIAGDFTQLHGGTLDVGDAPEGGALLRAEVPRHAPEGAHVVAMAAEEAVVTEAARHSIEALRGRNAARPMAAGEEGRALIVVVEDHPEMNAFICETLADRYRVEPAFGGREGLEKVLELRPELVLSDVMMPEMSGETLVRELRARPELDEMPIVVLTAKGDDALRVELLRAGAQDYVTKPFSAEELRARVANLVTMKRARDVLQHALASRLRDLEALAGEITARKRDLQTALDAARIARDHAEAASRVKSNFLSLVSHELRTPLTVIQTNLHLLKREASAASTQQMLGRIGNSTARLMSLIESLLEHTRIESGRLITHPEPLDLGGLAAEVVAEMRPQAEHKGLPLTLSVLPDLTPLEGDRRLVSLILVNLVGNAIKFTERGAVEVSVGCDGGQHRMVVKDSGPGIPLDRQHLVFEPFEQLEPVRYKHTPGVGLGLSLVREMLDAIGGRIELSSAVGVGSTFTVLLPSTATARRASGRLKTAV, from the coding sequence ATGGCAAACCCGGACTTCCGGGCGCTCTTCGAGTCGGCCCCCGGGCTCTATCTCGTGCTGACCGCGGACCTGAAGATCGTGGCAGCGAGCGATGCGTATCTGCGCGCCACGATGACCAAGCGGGAGGAGATCCTCGGCCGCGGTCTCTTCGACGTCTTCCCGGACAACCCCGACGACCCGCACGCCACCGGGGCCCGAAACCTGAGAGCCTCGCTCGACCGGGTGCTCCAGAATCGTGTCCCCGACACCATGCCGGTCCAGAAGTACGACATTCGCCGACCCGAGTCCGAGGGCGGCGGGTTCGAGGAGCGGTACTGGAGCCCCGTCAATTCGCCGGTCTTCATGGACGGCCGGATGCCGTACATCATCCACCGGGTCGAAGACGTGACGGAGTTCGTCCGCCTCAAGCAGCAGGGGACCGAGCAGACGAAGCTCACCGAAGAGCTCCGGAGCCGCGCGGAGCAGATGGAGTCCGAGATCTACCTGCGGGCCCGCGAGCTGGACGACGCGAACCGGCAGCTCCGGCGAGCCAACGAAGAGCTCGCGAGCCTCTACGAGAAGACCAAGGAGCTGGACGAGCTGAAGACGCAGTTCTTCGCCAACGTCAGCCACGAGCTGCGCACGCCCCTCGCGCTCATCATCGGGCGGACGGAGAGGCTGCTCGCGACGGCCGGGCTCGAGGAAGGCGCCCGCCGCGACCTGGAAGTGGTGGTCCGCAACGCCGGGACGTTGCTCAGGCACGTGAACGACCTGCTCGACGCCTCGAAGCTGGAAGCCGGGAAGATGAGGCTCGAGTACCGCGACACCGATCTGGCGCGCCTCGTGCGACTGGTGGCCGCTCATTTCGACGTCCTCGCCGAGGAAAACCGGATCGCCTACGGCGTTGAAACCCCCGGCGAGCTGCACGCGCAGGTGGACGTGGAGAAGTTCCAGCGCCTGCTCCTGAACCTGCTGTCGAACGCCTTCAAGTTCACTCCCGCCGGCGGGCGGGTCCGCTGCACGCTCCGCGAGGAGGCCGCCCGCGGAACCGCCGTCCTCGAGGTCGCCGACAGCGGTCCCGGCATCCCCGCCGAGCAGCGTGAGGCCGTGTTCGAGCGCTTCCGCCAGCTCGCGGGCGGATCGACCCGCCGCTTCGGAGGCACGGGTCTCGGGCTGGCCATTGCGGGTGATTTCACCCAGCTCCACGGCGGAACGCTCGACGTCGGGGATGCGCCCGAGGGTGGCGCACTCCTGCGTGCCGAGGTTCCGCGGCACGCGCCCGAAGGAGCGCACGTCGTGGCGATGGCCGCCGAGGAGGCGGTCGTCACGGAGGCCGCGCGTCACTCGATCGAGGCGCTGCGCGGCCGCAACGCCGCGCGGCCCATGGCTGCGGGAGAGGAGGGGCGTGCCCTGATCGTCGTCGTCGAGGACCATCCGGAGATGAACGCCTTCATCTGCGAGACGCTGGCGGATCGGTACCGGGTGGAGCCGGCGTTCGGCGGCAGGGAGGGGCTCGAGAAGGTGCTCGAGCTCCGGCCGGAGCTGGTGCTGAGCGACGTGATGATGCCGGAGATGAGCGGGGAAACCCTAGTGCGCGAGCTCCGAGCCCGTCCGGAGCTCGACGAGATGCCCATCGTCGTGCTCACCGCCAAGGGGGACGACGCGCTGCGCGTCGAGCTGCTCCGCGCGGGCGCACAGGACTACGTCACGAAGCCGTTCTCCGCCGAGGAGCTCCGCGCGCGGGTGGCCAACCTGGTCACGATGAAGCGGGCGCGGGACGTCCTGCAGCACGCGCTCGCGAGCCGGCTCCGTGACCTGGAGGCCCTGGCCGGAGAGATCACCGCACGCAAGCGCGACCTCCAGACCGCGCTCGACGCGGCGCGCATCGCGCGCGACCACGCCGAGGCGGCGAGCCGGGTCAAGAGCAACTTCCTGAGCCTCGTCTCGCACGAGCTGCGCACGCCGCTCACCGTGATCCAGACGAACCTCCACCTGCTCAAGCGTGAGGCATCGGCCGCGTCGACCCAGCAGATGCTCGGGAGGATCGGAAACTCGACGGCGCGCCTCATGAGCCTCATCGAGTCCCTCCTCGAGCACACGCGGATCGAGAGTGGCCGGCTGATCACCCACCCGGAGCCCCTGGACCTCGGCGGGCTCGCCGCCGAAGTGGTGGCGGAGATGCGGCCGCAGGCCGAGCACAAGGGGCTCCCGCTGACGCTGTCCGTGTTGCCCGACCTGACGCCGCTGGAGGGCGATCGGCGGCTGGTCTCCCTGATCCTGGTCAACCTGGTCGGGAACGCGATCAAGTTCACGGAACGTGGCGCCGTCGAGGTGTCGGTGGGGTGCGACGGCGGCCAGCACCGCATGGTGGTGAAGGACTCCGGCCCCGGCATCCCGCTCGATCGGCAGCATCTCGTCTTCGAGCCCTTCGAGCAGCTGGAACCCGTGCGCTACAAGCACACGCCGGGCGTCGGCCTCGGGCTTTCGCTCGTCCGCGAGATGCTCGACGCGATCGGCGGGCGCATCGAGCTCTCGTCGGCGGTCGGGGTGGGCAGCACCTTCACCGTGCTGCTGCCGTCGACCGCGACCGCGCGCCGCGCGAGCGGCCGCTTGAAGACCGCGGTCTGA